In Clostridium swellfunianum, a genomic segment contains:
- a CDS encoding DUF3793 family protein has translation MRDNINEFMRRMNSLNEKEYMYNLIAYGIAPTVCGYKASTLINLSSKYKNTYKLWKENKEEFLDRVPLKHFELKRTNDSYSILFYDEDKLNETLKKKNCTKFLNNFGYKEKDSLINFLHVLKARYKEGCPHEVGLFLDIPLDDVLGFIKNDGKNYLYCGYWKVYSNVDGAMKTFKNYDWSKKEVINLIAGGKNAFQVFKLLEEYKFIAVCN, from the coding sequence ATGAGAGACAATATTAATGAATTTATGAGAAGAATGAACTCATTAAATGAAAAGGAATATATGTATAACTTGATTGCTTATGGAATTGCCCCTACTGTTTGCGGCTACAAGGCTTCAACTCTTATTAATCTTTCAAGCAAGTATAAAAACACCTATAAACTTTGGAAGGAGAATAAGGAGGAATTTTTAGACAGAGTACCTTTAAAGCACTTTGAGCTGAAAAGGACTAATGATTCATACAGTATTTTGTTCTATGATGAAGATAAATTGAACGAAACATTAAAGAAAAAAAACTGTACTAAATTTTTAAATAATTTTGGATATAAGGAAAAAGATAGCCTTATAAATTTTCTTCATGTATTAAAGGCAAGGTATAAAGAAGGGTGTCCTCATGAAGTTGGTCTATTTTTGGATATACCTCTTGATGATGTTCTTGGATTTATAAAGAATGATGGGAAAAATTATTTATACTGCGGCTATTGGAAAGTATATAGTAATGTTGATGGAGCAATGAAAACTTTCAAAAACTATGACTGGTCTAAGAAAGAAGTTATAAATCTTATAGCTGGGGGGAAAAATGCCTTTCAAGTATTTAAGCTATTAGAAGAATATAAGTTTATTGCTGTATGTAATTAG
- a CDS encoding HAD family hydrolase codes for MIKNIVFDIGRVLLEFNPKEYLLKKYKDETLASELHSAIFTTDEWLELDKGSITDEEAIEIFSKRHAGHKMQIEEIMKDWHNILIPIEGTVCLLKKLKINGYKIVLLSNFHLKAFEIVYNRYPFFRLADEMIISSRIKLLKPNREIYQHMLSTLSILPEESLFIDDTLVNIEGAKKLGINAVQFISSEQLEIELIKLNLL; via the coding sequence ATGATAAAAAATATAGTTTTCGACATAGGGAGAGTTCTTTTAGAATTTAATCCCAAGGAATATCTTCTAAAAAAATATAAAGACGAAACTTTAGCTAGTGAACTTCATTCAGCTATATTTACAACTGACGAATGGCTTGAACTTGACAAAGGAAGCATTACTGATGAAGAAGCAATAGAAATTTTCTCTAAAAGACATGCTGGTCATAAAATGCAAATAGAAGAAATTATGAAAGATTGGCATAATATTTTAATACCTATTGAAGGAACTGTCTGCCTTTTGAAAAAGCTAAAAATCAATGGATATAAGATAGTACTACTCTCTAATTTTCACCTTAAAGCATTTGAGATAGTCTACAACAGATATCCTTTTTTCAGACTTGCAGATGAAATGATTATATCCTCAAGAATAAAACTGCTAAAGCCAAACAGAGAAATTTACCAACATATGCTTAGCACACTATCTATTCTTCCAGAAGAGAGTTTATTCATAGACGACACCCTGGTTAATATCGAAGGAGCTAAAAAACTTGGTATTAACGCAGTTCAATTTATAAGTTCAGAGCAGCTTGAAATAGAGCTAATCAAACTAAATTTACTGTAA
- a CDS encoding DUF3892 domain-containing protein, with translation MDSKSQIVKVKKNQDGDITDVMLDNGNVYSINEAITMTREGIIQGVNVGKARNGREYLRSNPNDREGDNLDNIPTF, from the coding sequence ATGGATAGCAAGTCACAAATAGTAAAAGTAAAAAAGAATCAAGATGGAGATATAACAGATGTAATGCTTGATAACGGTAATGTGTATTCAATCAATGAAGCAATAACTATGACAAGAGAAGGTATAATTCAAGGGGTAAATGTGGGAAAAGCAAGAAATGGTAGAGAATATCTACGAAGCAACCCAAATGACAGAGAAGGTGATAACCTAGATAACATTCCTACATTCTAG
- a CDS encoding LysM peptidoglycan-binding domain-containing protein, which yields MIKSKILNVTLFALGLTLFSSHVAKAATYKVAPGDSLYTISRSFNTTTHELMTNNKLSNSLIYPGQLLNVPDRKYTVRSGDTLYLIAKKYGVTINSIRNTNNYWKDYIYPGQVLVIPGKSSFTASSVSKGVVPYTQSDLDLLARLIQAEAQGQSYKSQVAVGAVVINRVQSSAWPNTIRDVIYQKSGGYYQFTPVVNGWINKSASTTARQAALDALRGYDPTNGAEFYFDDSTKNTWLWSKTVALRDGNMVFSY from the coding sequence ATGATAAAATCAAAGATATTAAATGTTACTTTATTTGCTTTAGGGTTAACTCTATTCTCATCACATGTAGCCAAGGCAGCAACCTACAAGGTAGCTCCTGGCGATTCGCTTTACACAATAAGCAGAAGCTTTAATACAACAACACACGAGTTAATGACAAACAACAAATTATCAAATTCATTAATTTATCCTGGACAATTACTAAATGTTCCAGATAGAAAATATACTGTAAGAAGTGGAGATACTCTTTATTTAATTGCTAAAAAATATGGAGTAACTATAAACTCAATAAGAAATACAAATAACTACTGGAAAGATTATATATATCCTGGTCAAGTATTAGTTATACCAGGGAAAAGTTCTTTTACTGCTTCCTCTGTTAGCAAAGGCGTTGTACCTTACACCCAAAGCGACTTGGACCTTCTCGCAAGGCTAATTCAAGCAGAAGCTCAAGGTCAGTCCTATAAATCACAGGTTGCGGTAGGTGCTGTAGTTATAAACAGAGTTCAAAGTTCAGCTTGGCCAAACACTATTAGAGATGTAATCTATCAAAAATCAGGAGGCTACTATCAGTTTACTCCTGTAGTAAATGGTTGGATTAACAAGTCAGCTTCAACAACAGCTAGACAAGCTGCTCTAGATGCTTTGAGGGGTTACGACCCAACTAATGGTGCGGAATTTTACTTCGATGACAGCACAAAGAATACATGGTTATGGTCAAAGACAGTAGCGTTAAGAGATGGAAATATGGTATTTTCATATTAA
- a CDS encoding ECF transporter S component, with the protein MKNKNVICLVQSSILLATAIVFQLIGSKIPGINQLLVGSVINSVLLVVTYLCGTFYGTAVGVLTPLTALLVGQLKPAMAPFIPFIMIGNCIFVISYGLFLSKSSYGKYTGVGLGAILKFLFLSLSAKKFIYIFKMNFPAPIAKALAVAMGTTQLITALIGGVLAIALIEILVKRTNIIKRKRSAS; encoded by the coding sequence ATGAAAAATAAAAATGTTATTTGTTTAGTACAAAGTTCAATCCTGTTGGCTACTGCTATAGTTTTTCAGCTGATAGGAAGCAAAATTCCAGGAATTAACCAACTTCTTGTAGGTTCGGTTATTAACTCCGTTCTGCTTGTGGTTACATATCTTTGCGGTACATTTTATGGAACTGCAGTTGGAGTATTAACCCCATTAACAGCACTTCTAGTTGGACAACTAAAGCCAGCCATGGCACCTTTTATACCTTTTATAATGATAGGAAATTGTATTTTTGTCATCTCTTACGGACTCTTTCTTTCTAAAAGTTCCTATGGGAAATATACAGGTGTAGGCTTAGGGGCGATACTAAAATTCTTATTTTTAAGCTTATCTGCAAAAAAATTTATTTATATTTTCAAAATGAACTTTCCTGCGCCTATAGCTAAAGCTCTTGCCGTAGCTATGGGAACAACACAACTTATCACAGCTTTAATCGGAGGAGTTTTAGCCATAGCTTTGATTGAAATACTTGTAAAACGGACAAATATAATTAAAAGAAAAAGATCAGCCTCATAG
- a CDS encoding exodeoxyribonuclease III yields the protein MRIYSWNVNGLRAILKKGFMEWFIVESPDIICLQETKLQESQLEESFKNIEGYYSNFSFADKKGYSGVATYSKEEPVSVKHGIGIERFDSEGRILETEFKNITVLNIYFPNGQMNEERLKFKLDFYDALLDYCNSLVSTGKKLVICGDYNTAHTEMDIKNAKANEKTSGFLPIEREWLDKLISNGYTDTFRYVNKEEIKYSWFSYMFKARERNVGWRIDYHFVSNNMLPYVKDAKILNEVTGSDHCPVVVELSESNLKDQL from the coding sequence ATGAGAATTTATTCTTGGAATGTAAATGGCTTAAGAGCAATACTAAAAAAAGGATTCATGGAATGGTTCATCGTGGAAAGCCCTGATATAATCTGCCTTCAGGAAACAAAGCTTCAGGAAAGCCAGCTTGAAGAAAGCTTTAAAAACATAGAAGGTTATTATTCAAATTTCAGTTTTGCAGATAAAAAGGGTTACAGCGGTGTTGCCACTTATTCAAAGGAAGAGCCTGTTTCTGTGAAACACGGAATTGGAATAGAACGATTTGATAGCGAAGGCAGAATATTAGAGACAGAATTTAAAAACATCACTGTTTTAAATATATACTTTCCTAATGGACAGATGAATGAGGAGAGGTTAAAGTTTAAACTAGATTTTTATGATGCTCTTCTTGACTATTGCAATAGTCTGGTTAGTACAGGAAAAAAACTTGTTATTTGCGGAGATTATAATACTGCACATACTGAAATGGATATTAAAAATGCGAAGGCAAATGAAAAGACTTCAGGATTTCTGCCTATAGAAAGAGAGTGGCTGGATAAGCTTATTTCAAATGGCTACACAGATACCTTCAGGTATGTAAACAAGGAGGAAATCAAATATTCATGGTTCAGCTACATGTTTAAGGCAAGAGAGCGAAATGTAGGATGGAGAATAGATTACCATTTTGTATCAAACAATATGCTGCCTTATGTTAAGGATGCGAAGATACTAAATGAGGTAACAGGCTCAGACCATTGTCCTGTTGTGGTTGAACTTTCTGAATCTAATTTAAAAGATCAGCTATGA
- a CDS encoding nitroreductase family protein: MDVLEAIRTRRSIGKVKEEAVPKELIEKVIEAGTWAPNRYLTQPWRFFVITGKARQSLSRVMEEIALQSGLDINSEEGKKKLYKEKNKPFRAPVIIAVAAEVTDNGKAMRLEELGACYAATENMLLAAHSLGLASFWKTGKACYHPKMKEYFGLKEKDEVIALIYLGYPDMERKDAHRKPASELTKWV; this comes from the coding sequence ATGGATGTTTTAGAGGCAATTAGAACTAGAAGATCTATAGGAAAGGTAAAGGAGGAGGCTGTACCAAAGGAACTTATAGAAAAAGTTATAGAGGCTGGAACATGGGCGCCAAACAGATATTTAACACAGCCTTGGAGGTTTTTTGTAATAACAGGTAAGGCAAGGCAGTCTTTATCCAGGGTAATGGAGGAAATTGCACTTCAATCAGGCTTAGATATAAACAGCGAAGAAGGTAAGAAAAAGCTTTATAAAGAAAAAAACAAACCATTTAGAGCTCCGGTAATAATTGCAGTGGCAGCAGAGGTAACTGATAATGGGAAGGCTATGAGACTTGAGGAGTTAGGGGCCTGTTATGCTGCCACTGAAAATATGCTTTTAGCAGCACATTCCCTTGGTTTGGCTTCTTTCTGGAAGACAGGGAAGGCTTGCTACCATCCGAAAATGAAGGAGTATTTTGGACTTAAAGAAAAAGACGAAGTCATAGCTTTAATCTATTTAGGCTATCCTGATATGGAAAGAAAGGATGCACATAGAAAACCAGCGTCAGAACTTACTAAATGGGTTTAA
- the msrB gene encoding peptide-methionine (R)-S-oxide reductase MsrB encodes MDKNYLKEDKEEVLKGLTPLQYKVTQENATEKPFLNEFWNHKEEGIYVDIVSGEPLFTSLDKFDSGCGWPSFTNPIEKGRIKEKADFSHGMHRIEVRSKEVDSHLGHVFTDGPVDKGGLRYCINSASLRFIPKQRLREEGYEEYIRLFNDMEE; translated from the coding sequence ATGGATAAAAATTATTTAAAAGAGGATAAGGAAGAGGTTTTAAAGGGACTCACTCCTCTGCAGTATAAGGTAACTCAGGAAAATGCAACAGAAAAGCCATTTTTAAATGAGTTTTGGAATCACAAAGAGGAAGGTATTTATGTAGATATAGTGTCTGGAGAACCTCTCTTTACTTCTTTGGATAAATTTGATTCCGGTTGCGGGTGGCCTAGTTTTACAAACCCCATAGAAAAAGGAAGAATAAAGGAAAAAGCTGATTTCAGTCATGGAATGCATAGAATTGAGGTTAGAAGCAAAGAGGTAGATTCTCATCTTGGACATGTGTTTACAGATGGTCCTGTAGATAAGGGTGGCCTCAGATACTGTATAAACAGTGCTTCTTTAAGATTTATTCCTAAACAAAGGCTTAGGGAAGAGGGATACGAAGAATATATAAGATTATTTAATGATATGGAGGAATAG
- a CDS encoding extracellular solute-binding protein → MYMFLYIPIIVLVIFSFNDSKLNAVWTGFSLKWYKSLASNVGILEAMKNSLLIAVASTILSVMIGTLAAVGMYRYNFKGKSLVDGMLYIPLVIPEIVMGIALLAFFSTAKFSMGIGTLILAHVTFSVSYVVAVVRARLDGFDKSVEEAAMDLGATPMQTFFAVTLPIIAPGVIAGGLLAFTLSLDDMIISFFVAGPNSMTLPLKVFSMVKFGVTPEINALSTIIMLVTLIIVGFALALRKANINMKKVGAVLTAITIMAGGASGGMWVLAKQSKGEKQVLNVFNWSEYLPQSVIDKFEQTYNIKVNYSTFSSNEEMLAKIMAGGSQYDLTVASDYMVEIMKKQNLLEELNKENLWNLKNMGNEFMDQSYDKGNKYSIPYMWTAGIIAVDSTKVPEGTITSYADLWKPELKGAITLLDDERIIIGMALKKLGYSMNEVDKNALYQAKEELKKLQANVKAYDSDSPKTMLINGEAKVIFAWGAEGSLAKREKNGVKMVIPKEGLFLQQDNFVIPKDAKNIRAAELFINFIMEPEISAEISKEFPYGNPNKAAYPYIGEEILKDEAIYPPETDIKNGEHLKDIGDSIKLYDDIWSEVKQ, encoded by the coding sequence ATGTATATGTTTTTATATATCCCCATAATAGTCCTTGTGATATTTTCTTTTAATGATTCAAAGCTTAATGCAGTGTGGACAGGATTCAGCCTAAAGTGGTATAAAAGCCTCGCAAGTAATGTCGGCATACTGGAAGCTATGAAGAACAGCCTGCTCATAGCTGTAGCAAGTACAATACTTTCAGTTATGATCGGAACTTTGGCAGCAGTTGGAATGTACAGATACAACTTTAAAGGAAAAAGTCTAGTTGATGGAATGCTATATATTCCGTTGGTTATACCAGAAATAGTAATGGGTATAGCGCTTTTGGCCTTTTTTTCAACGGCGAAATTTTCGATGGGCATAGGTACTTTGATTCTTGCTCACGTTACCTTCAGCGTATCATATGTGGTAGCTGTTGTAAGAGCAAGGCTTGATGGCTTCGACAAATCCGTTGAAGAAGCAGCTATGGATTTAGGCGCAACACCGATGCAGACCTTCTTTGCTGTAACACTTCCTATAATAGCACCAGGCGTCATAGCAGGAGGGCTTCTTGCTTTTACATTGTCTCTAGATGATATGATTATAAGCTTTTTTGTAGCTGGTCCAAACAGTATGACTTTACCACTTAAGGTGTTTTCAATGGTTAAGTTTGGTGTAACACCAGAAATAAATGCACTCTCTACTATAATAATGCTGGTTACTTTGATAATAGTTGGTTTTGCTTTAGCTCTTAGAAAAGCAAATATAAACATGAAAAAAGTTGGAGCTGTACTTACAGCGATAACAATTATGGCTGGTGGAGCAAGCGGAGGAATGTGGGTTCTTGCAAAACAGTCCAAAGGTGAAAAACAGGTGCTTAATGTATTTAATTGGTCGGAGTATCTGCCTCAGTCTGTTATAGATAAATTTGAACAAACCTATAATATAAAGGTAAATTACTCAACCTTTTCTTCCAATGAAGAAATGCTAGCGAAAATCATGGCAGGAGGATCACAATATGATTTAACCGTAGCAAGCGACTATATGGTTGAGATAATGAAGAAACAGAATCTTCTTGAAGAACTTAACAAGGAAAACCTTTGGAATCTTAAAAATATGGGAAATGAATTTATGGATCAATCCTATGACAAAGGAAACAAATATAGTATTCCTTACATGTGGACTGCCGGAATTATTGCTGTAGACAGTACAAAAGTTCCAGAGGGTACAATAACCTCCTACGCAGACCTTTGGAAACCTGAACTTAAAGGAGCTATTACACTTCTTGATGACGAGAGAATAATAATAGGAATGGCGCTTAAAAAACTAGGTTATTCCATGAATGAAGTTGATAAAAATGCACTGTATCAAGCAAAGGAAGAACTTAAAAAACTTCAGGCAAATGTAAAGGCTTATGACAGCGATAGTCCAAAGACAATGCTTATAAATGGAGAGGCAAAAGTAATTTTCGCATGGGGCGCTGAGGGAAGTCTTGCTAAAAGGGAAAAGAATGGCGTGAAAATGGTTATTCCAAAGGAAGGTTTATTCCTCCAACAGGATAACTTTGTTATACCAAAAGATGCGAAGAATATAAGAGCTGCAGAGCTATTTATAAACTTTATAATGGAGCCAGAGATAAGTGCAGAAATTTCGAAAGAATTCCCATACGGAAATCCTAATAAGGCCGCTTACCCATATATAGGTGAGGAGATATTAAAGGATGAAGCAATATATCCCCCTGAGACGGACATTAAAAATGGGGAACATCTTAAGGATATAGGGGATTCTATAAAGCTTTATGATGATATATGGTCTGAAGTTAAGCAATAA
- a CDS encoding ABC transporter permease: MIFNNKAISINKPIRGERPALRKNYGVLATLFPVAAWMIAFFVIPVVFIVAISFCTRGETGDIVYTFTFESYKSLINPLYTRIFLNSLLVAISSTLFCLIFGYPFAFIVARSGKKYKPLLLLLIILPFFTNSLVRTYSMIILLRSEGIINAYLLKLHLISEPLKLLYNNTAVMIGMTYMMFPFMVLPLYASIEKLDKRLIEAAADLGASPLKAFLKVTLPLTKSGIMSGSMLVFIPALGLFFITDLMGGSKVVLMSNLIKNQFLTARNWPLGSAISVVLILIMVVVIAYNTKSGGTKEKMGVL, encoded by the coding sequence ATGATATTCAATAATAAAGCGATATCAATAAATAAGCCTATTAGAGGAGAAAGACCTGCATTAAGGAAAAACTATGGAGTTTTGGCTACGCTTTTTCCTGTAGCTGCATGGATGATAGCATTTTTCGTTATTCCTGTAGTGTTTATCGTTGCTATAAGTTTTTGTACTAGAGGAGAAACTGGAGATATAGTATACACATTTACTTTTGAGAGTTACAAAAGTCTTATCAATCCATTGTATACAAGGATTTTTTTAAACTCTCTATTAGTCGCAATTTCTTCAACCCTCTTTTGCCTTATATTTGGATACCCTTTTGCTTTCATTGTGGCAAGGTCAGGCAAGAAGTATAAACCACTTTTGCTTTTATTAATAATACTTCCGTTCTTCACCAATTCATTGGTTAGAACTTATTCTATGATTATACTTTTGAGAAGTGAAGGTATAATCAATGCTTATCTACTAAAGCTGCACCTTATATCAGAGCCGTTAAAGCTTTTATATAATAACACAGCTGTAATGATAGGAATGACATATATGATGTTTCCGTTTATGGTGCTTCCTTTATACGCTTCCATAGAAAAACTAGACAAAAGGCTTATTGAAGCTGCAGCAGATTTAGGAGCTTCTCCCTTAAAAGCGTTTTTAAAGGTAACTCTTCCGTTAACAAAGAGTGGAATAATGTCAGGTTCAATGCTCGTCTTTATACCAGCATTAGGCTTGTTTTTTATAACAGATCTTATGGGAGGCAGCAAGGTTGTGCTTATGAGCAATCTTATTAAAAATCAATTTCTTACAGCTAGAAACTGGCCATTGGGGTCAGCTATTTCAGTAGTCTTGATTCTCATTATGGTTGTAGTCATTGCATACAATACAAAGAGTGGTGGAACAAAAGAAAAGATGGGGGTGTTATAG
- a CDS encoding ABC transporter ATP-binding protein — translation MTGEALIQLADICKKFDGSEAAVVKNLNLNVRKGEFLTLLGPSGCGKTTTLRMLAGFEQPTSGRVIIDGEDVTDISPHERCVNTVFQNYALFPHMNIFDNIAFGLKMKKVSKTEIRERVSAMLKMIQLEGYEKRMPSQLSGGQMQRVAIARAVVNNPKVLLLDEPLGALDQKLRKQMQLELKHLQKRLGITFIFVTHDQEEALTMSDRIVVMRDGVIEQLGAPDEIYERPVTRFVADFIGDTNLLEGKVTAVENGSAFLRLGNQFDCIKVSAGNLTLGEEVSVAVRPERIKLSYLSHEGEVYLKGSLKDRIYTGTSYKTVIELGNGKLITVNEPIDNHLNIEKNNKEVVLTWKSEHSVVMKG, via the coding sequence GTGACAGGGGAAGCTTTAATTCAGCTTGCAGATATCTGCAAAAAGTTTGATGGATCAGAGGCAGCAGTTGTAAAAAACTTAAACCTCAATGTTAGAAAAGGTGAGTTTTTAACATTACTCGGACCTAGTGGATGTGGAAAGACTACTACACTTCGTATGCTTGCTGGTTTTGAACAGCCAACAAGCGGTAGAGTCATCATCGATGGTGAAGATGTAACGGATATATCACCACATGAAAGGTGTGTAAATACGGTATTTCAAAATTATGCACTTTTTCCTCATATGAATATTTTCGATAACATTGCTTTTGGGCTCAAGATGAAGAAGGTTTCAAAAACAGAAATAAGAGAAAGAGTTTCGGCAATGTTAAAGATGATTCAATTAGAAGGCTATGAAAAAAGAATGCCTTCTCAGCTTAGCGGCGGTCAGATGCAGCGTGTTGCAATTGCAAGAGCGGTTGTTAACAATCCCAAAGTGCTGCTTTTAGATGAACCACTGGGTGCCCTTGACCAAAAACTTCGAAAGCAGATGCAGCTGGAACTTAAGCATCTCCAGAAGAGATTGGGCATAACTTTTATATTTGTTACCCATGACCAGGAAGAAGCCCTAACAATGTCAGATAGAATAGTAGTTATGAGAGATGGTGTAATCGAGCAGCTCGGTGCTCCAGATGAGATTTATGAAAGACCCGTGACAAGATTTGTTGCTGATTTTATCGGAGATACGAATCTTTTGGAAGGAAAGGTTACTGCTGTTGAAAATGGCAGCGCATTCTTAAGGCTTGGAAACCAATTTGATTGTATAAAGGTTTCAGCAGGAAATCTAACCTTAGGCGAAGAAGTAAGTGTTGCGGTAAGGCCTGAGAGAATTAAGCTTAGTTATTTATCGCATGAAGGTGAAGTTTATCTTAAGGGAAGCCTTAAGGATAGAATTTATACGGGCACTTCATATAAAACAGTTATTGAGCTTGGAAATGGAAAGTTAATAACTGTTAATGAACCAATAGACAACCATCTTAATATTGAAAAAAATAATAAAGAAGTAGTCCTTACTTGGAAATCTGAGCATTCGGTGGTGATGAAGGGATGA
- a CDS encoding FAD-dependent oxidoreductase codes for MSTYKHLTNNPLSYWIASTPRTDYPVLNQDLKVDSVIVGGGMVGITAAYLLKKQGLNVAVLEADRIVMNTTGHTTAKITSQHGLVYNKYNIEFGEEITRQYAEANEYAIKFMSDLITEEKIDCDFSWQPSYVYTHTTEYADVIKSEADIASKIGIKASYVEELPLPFKVLAAVKFENQAQFHPRKYLLHLATKIHGNGSFIFEGTRAIDVEEGTLVRVKTDSGFTVTADNLIIASHFPFYDGMGLYFTRIYPERSYLMGVRVKEKFPGGMYITAEDPGRSLRSQPFEDGDLVIVGGEHHKTAHDGDTMKHYEALRDFAENTYSIIDIPYRWSAQDYHAMDGLRYIGRLTSRTPNIYVGTAFGKWGMTNSTVAGIMIKDLIIKGENPWTEAYSPQRFTPAASYKTFTTQNLNVAKELFKHKFEELPETAELKHGEAKVLRHEGHRIGAYKDESGKLHVVDTTCTHMGCEVEWNSAEKSWDCPCHGSRFSYTGDIVEGPAMHPLHYYSDGYDGEKNKIDPNIL; via the coding sequence ATGAGCACTTATAAGCATCTTACAAACAATCCTCTTTCCTATTGGATAGCATCAACTCCCAGAACAGACTATCCTGTTTTGAATCAAGACTTAAAAGTTGATTCAGTGATAGTTGGCGGAGGCATGGTTGGAATTACTGCAGCCTACCTGCTTAAAAAGCAAGGACTTAATGTAGCCGTCCTTGAAGCAGACAGAATTGTAATGAATACGACGGGACATACTACTGCAAAAATAACCTCTCAGCATGGACTAGTTTACAATAAATACAATATAGAATTTGGAGAGGAAATAACAAGACAGTATGCAGAGGCTAACGAATACGCAATAAAATTTATGTCAGATTTGATTACGGAAGAAAAAATTGACTGTGATTTTTCTTGGCAGCCTTCCTATGTTTACACTCACACAACCGAATATGCAGACGTGATTAAAAGTGAAGCAGATATTGCTTCAAAAATTGGAATAAAGGCATCTTATGTGGAGGAACTTCCTCTTCCTTTTAAAGTATTAGCAGCAGTCAAATTCGAAAATCAGGCACAGTTCCACCCAAGAAAATACCTTCTTCATTTAGCAACTAAGATTCATGGTAATGGCAGCTTTATATTTGAAGGCACAAGAGCAATAGATGTAGAAGAAGGAACTTTGGTAAGGGTTAAAACAGATAGTGGCTTCACTGTAACCGCAGACAACTTAATAATAGCCTCGCACTTCCCCTTCTACGATGGAATGGGTTTGTACTTTACAAGAATATATCCAGAGCGCTCCTATCTTATGGGGGTTAGAGTCAAAGAGAAATTCCCAGGCGGGATGTACATAACGGCAGAAGATCCAGGCCGTTCGTTGCGTTCCCAGCCTTTTGAAGACGGAGACCTTGTTATTGTTGGCGGAGAGCATCATAAGACAGCACACGACGGTGATACCATGAAGCACTATGAGGCTTTAAGAGACTTTGCTGAGAATACCTACAGTATTATAGACATACCATACAGATGGTCTGCTCAGGATTACCATGCTATGGACGGACTTCGCTATATCGGCCGTCTAACCTCAAGAACACCAAACATCTATGTTGGAACGGCCTTCGGCAAATGGGGGATGACAAACAGTACTGTAGCCGGAATTATGATTAAAGATCTCATTATAAAAGGTGAAAACCCTTGGACTGAAGCTTATAGTCCTCAAAGGTTTACTCCAGCTGCTTCCTATAAGACCTTTACAACTCAAAACTTAAATGTAGCAAAGGAGCTTTTCAAGCACAAATTTGAAGAACTTCCTGAAACAGCTGAGTTAAAGCATGGTGAAGCAAAGGTTTTACGTCATGAAGGACACAGAATCGGTGCTTATAAGGATGAATCAGGCAAACTTCACGTAGTAGATACAACCTGTACACACATGGGATGCGAAGTTGAATGGAACTCCGCAGAAAAATCATGGGATTGCCCATGCCACGGCTCTCGTTTTTCCTATACAGGGGATATTGTTGAGGGTCCAGCTATGCATCCTCTTCACTACTACAGCGATGGCTATGATGGAGAAAAAAATAAGATAGATCCTAATATACTTTAA